In Macadamia integrifolia cultivar HAES 741 unplaced genomic scaffold, SCU_Mint_v3 scaffold453, whole genome shotgun sequence, a genomic segment contains:
- the LOC122068703 gene encoding cytochrome P450 71A1-like — protein sequence MALRPLMKLPWSQELQPLQILQLLLLLFIPSLLILKLTRSTKKPKNLPPSPPKLPFIGNFHQLGTLPHKSLRALSHKYGPLMLMQLGSSPTVVVSSAEVLEEMIKSHDVVFSSKPKMAVGEKLFYEWSNIGFAPYGEYWRQVRKFCALELLSVKRVQSFNFVREEEVDILIKKINHCCQMGKSVNITDLLLIVSNNLISRAALGGKYEGEDNNEGKVAQITRELVAIFGTFCVKDFFPLLGWIDRLTGLQGKINKTSKKLDAFLDQVIHEHLMAKKDDKQSNQEDFVGLLLQAQKDSTFNISLTHNNIKGILVRNSRIF from the exons ATGGCTCTACGACCATTAATGAAGCTCCCATGGTCTCAAGAACTGCAACCATTACAGattcttcaacttcttcttcttctcttcattcCTTCTTTACTTATTTTAAAGCTCACTAGATCaaccaagaaacccaaaaatttgCCCCCATCTCCACCAAAGCTTCCCTTTATTGGAAACTTTCACCAGTTAGGGACACTCCCTCACAAATCTCTTAGAGCACTTTCTCACAAATATGGTCCTCTCATGCTCATGCAATTGGGTTCTTCTCCAACTGTTGTAGTTTCCTCTGCTGAGGTTCTTGAAGAGATGATAAAGTCTCATGATGTTGTGTTTTCAAGTAAGCCCAAAATGGCTGTCGGCGAGAAGCTTTTCTATGAATGGAGCAATATTGGGTTTGCACCCTATGGTGAGTATTGGAGACAGGTAAGGAAGTTTTGTGCACTTGAGCTTTTAAGTGTTAAGAGGGTCCAATCATTCAATTTTgtgagggaagaagaagttgATATCTTGATTAAGAAGATAAATCATTGTTGTCAAATGGGTAAGTCAGTTAATATTACTGATTTGCTACTAATTGTATCCAATAACTTGATCTCTAGAGCTGCTTTGGGTGGGAAATATGAAGGAGAAGACAATAATGAGGGCAAAGTAGCACAAATAACTAGGGAATTGGTAGCAATCTTTGGAACATTTTGTGTGAAAGACTTCTTTCCATTGTTGGGTTGGATTGATAGACTCACCGGTTTGCAAGGAAAAATAAACAAGACTTCCAAAAAGTTGGATGCCTTCCTTGATCAAGTCATCCATGAACATCTCATGGCCAAGAAGGATGATAAGCAATCAAATCAAGAAGACTTTGTGGGTCTTTTGCTCCAAGCTCAAAAGGACTCAacctttaacatctccctcactcACAACAACATCAAAGGAATCCTTGTG AGAAATTCTAggatattttaa